A stretch of the Methanosarcinales archaeon genome encodes the following:
- a CDS encoding DNA-3-methyladenine glycosylase 2 family protein translates to MIKTEDFNLDYTLDCGQVFRWQRSDEGWIGVVGGHIVIARQKAEVLIVDSDLTRDRIIHYFRLDDDMQDIYSQINKDPIMDELIQRFRGLRLIRQEPWECLISYMASSCKSIPNIKDSISNLCRSYGEDLGGYYSFPTAQTLAQTTESQLRKTKLGFRAVNILEVARRVEAGDLDMETLFSLDYKQAREMLMGIRGIGVKIADCVLLFAYDKMGAFPADTHILSIMDEHYNQYLKGPKNRMNSIIGEFARDYFGHYAGYAQQYLYYSRIADDPGLPVC, encoded by the coding sequence ATAATTAAAACAGAAGATTTCAACCTGGATTATACATTGGACTGCGGCCAGGTATTCAGGTGGCAGCGCAGCGATGAGGGGTGGATTGGTGTAGTAGGAGGCCATATTGTAATAGCAAGACAGAAAGCTGAAGTGCTTATAGTCGATTCTGACCTCACTCGGGACAGGATAATCCACTATTTCCGGCTGGATGATGATATGCAGGACATCTATTCTCAGATAAATAAGGATCCTATCATGGATGAGCTAATTCAACGTTTCCGTGGATTAAGGTTAATCAGGCAGGAACCCTGGGAATGCCTCATATCCTACATGGCGTCCAGCTGCAAGTCCATACCAAATATCAAGGATTCAATTTCCAATCTTTGCAGATCATACGGGGAAGACCTTGGTGGGTATTATTCATTCCCTACTGCCCAAACACTGGCACAAACCACCGAGTCCCAACTCAGGAAAACCAAACTTGGTTTTCGTGCAGTGAATATATTAGAAGTTGCACGGCGGGTTGAAGCGGGAGATCTTGATATGGAAACACTTTTCAGCCTGGATTATAAGCAGGCCAGGGAGATGTTAATGGGAATAAGGGGCATTGGGGTAAAAATTGCTGATTGTGTTTTGCTGTTTGCTTATGATAAGATGGGAGCTTTTCCTGCTGATACCCATATTCTTTCCATAATGGATGAACATTATAACCAATACCTAAAAGGACCTAAGAACAGGATGAACAGTATTATTGGAGAATTTGCCCGCGATTATTTCGGACATTATGCCGGGTATGCTCAACAATATCTGTATTATTCCAGGATTGCCGACGACCCCGGACTTCCTGTGTGTTAA